Proteins from one Burkholderia oklahomensis C6786 genomic window:
- a CDS encoding urease subunit beta, whose product MIPGEFLTDDGEHELNVGRKTIELVVANTGDRPVQVGSHYHFHEVNDALSFDRAAARGFRLNIAAGTAVRFEPGQARTVELVELAGARAVYGFQGKVMGPL is encoded by the coding sequence ATGATCCCCGGCGAATTCCTGACCGACGACGGCGAGCATGAGCTGAACGTCGGCCGCAAGACGATCGAGCTCGTCGTCGCGAACACGGGCGATCGCCCGGTGCAGGTCGGCTCGCACTATCACTTCCACGAAGTCAACGACGCGCTGTCGTTCGATCGCGCAGCCGCGCGCGGCTTTCGGCTGAACATCGCGGCCGGCACCGCGGTGCGCTTCGAGCCGGGCCAGGCGCGCACGGTCGAGCTCGTCGAGCTCGCGGGCGCGCGCGCCGTCTACGGCTTCCAGGGCAAGGTGATGGGGCCGCTCTGA
- the ureA gene encoding urease subunit gamma: protein MKLTPREKDKLLIFTAALLAERRRARGLKLNYPETVAFITAALMEAARDGKTVAEVMHYGTTLLTRDDVMEGVPDMIPDIQVEATFPDGTKLVTVHHPIP from the coding sequence ATGAAACTGACTCCCCGAGAAAAAGACAAGTTGTTGATCTTCACGGCGGCGCTCCTCGCCGAACGCCGCCGAGCCCGCGGGCTCAAGCTCAACTACCCGGAGACGGTCGCGTTCATCACGGCCGCGCTGATGGAAGCGGCGCGCGACGGCAAGACGGTCGCCGAAGTGATGCACTACGGCACGACGCTTCTGACGCGCGACGACGTGATGGAAGGCGTGCCCGACATGATTCCCGACATCCAGGTCGAAGCGACGTTTCCCGACGGCACGAAGCTCGTCACCGTCCACCACCCGATTCCGTGA